CTtcacagcaacagcagcagaagcaggagCAATGCAACAGCTATGGACTACTACTACATCCATGGAGATCTGATGGTGATGAGCAACATGACAAGGGTGCTGAGGCATGAGGCACTTGCAGCAGCAGCCTGTCTCCTGCTGCATGATCCAGCAGATTTGTCTCAACATGAGCAGATCTCAACCAGCTGTCCAACCAACACATCCTCCTGttacacctcctcctcctccttctctcaCCTCCACAATGTGCGGCAACATGCCATCCAGGTACTATGCTACTTAATTACTACTATCTGTTTGCCTATTGATTTTCTCTACTCCACCGTTTCGAATTACTTGTCGGTCTAGGTTTGTTCTAAGGCCTAGTTCTTTTCTTCAACTTCCACATTTTCTGTTAGCACTTTTCAAACTATAAAATAATActacgttttttttaaaaaaaattctatatagaagttgtttaaaacATTCAAATGCATCCATTTTcaatttataattattaatacttaattaatcatgtgttaatgagCTTTCTCGTTTTACATGCACTAAAAATATCTCTCTTTTGCAAAGGATCAAACGCAGCCATTAGTTTCTTTTTAACCATTAGTTTCTAGAAATTAGTGTAGTTTAACGATATCtgaattatatattatgaaagtattttttggtgaatctaaaaatataaatcttatAATGTTAAGCTATactatgattttataaaaatatggtGGTTAAAGATTAAAAtatttgtttcatgataaaACAAATACGAGAAATAATTTGAAACTGTGGAAAGTACATCTGTTTTGTAATTTGTCTTAGTCTTGGTCTTAGTAGTATAGAGGTAGCTACCAATGTCATGTGTGTCATGTGGTTCTTGTGTTGTTCTGGTTGACATGGCCTGTCAGAGCACTGACCGATCTCAGGTTGGTGGTTACATGTCCTAATTAATTTTTAGTTAGTTGGCAGCTTTAAATGTTGTGATGGTGTACTACCACTGCATGTGTTGCATTTATACGATCAGTCCTTATGCAGTTATGCTTACAAAGCTAGCTATAGTTCCTCTTAATAAGCTCGATTTGTACATGATTTGTccatattttacttttttttcggCGCAGTACAATAAGTGCATGGCTTGATTTGGTTTTGGTTATATATCTTGTCATGTTGTGCTAATCATAATGAATTATCTCGAAAAGGTAGTTTTGAGTAGTGGAATAGTTTTGATTCTTGCCAACAGATTGATTAGCTAGTGTCAACGTTGATTATGGTCCTCTTATTCTCGGTGAATAAATTAATCAATTTGATAAGATAGCAGATACGaactacgtactccctccgttccaaaatatcacctaaaatcccttatattttgggatagagagagTATTAATTTATCCTATatgttttgatttataaacttatACGATAACTGAATTTCACTATTTTACTTTACCATCTAATGTTCGGTACATTACGCAAACTTTGAGTTCGGTAGTGACTCTTCCTAACCTCTCCTATttcgtttttcacgcgcatACTTCCAAACTACttaaaaatttctatagaaaagttgctttaaaaaatcacactaatctttttttttattttttaagctgatgtttaattaatcacgcgttaataAGTTGCTCCATTTCTGTGCCTGAGAAAAATATTCCCAACCTTCATAATCAAACACAACCTTTAATTTCGTCGGTGGCTCGATGCACCGTACTTAATCCGGCAAGAAACCTAACCCGCCCTCTTGTCATTGCAGGACGCCGGCAAGGtcactgccgccaccgccgccgccatcgccgagccGATCACACGGTGGCCGGTGTTCGCCTACCTGGGCGGCGCGATGGCGTGCCTGCTGGCAAGCACGGCGTGCCACCTCCTCCTGTGCCACTCGGAGCGCGCCAACTACGTCACCCTCCGCCTCGACTACGCCGGCATCGCCGCGCTCATCgtcgcctccttcctccccatCGTCCACTATTCTTTCCTCTGCGACCCCTGGCTCCGCCGCGCCTACACGGCCGCCATcgcctgcgccggcgccgccaccgtgaCGGCATCGCTGGTGCCGGCGTTCCAGTCCCCCAGGCTGCGCCCGCTCCGCGCCGCGCTCTTCTCCGGGCTGGCCGCGTCGGGCGTCGTCCCCGTCGCGCACAAGATGGTGCTCTACGGCGGCACggtgcgggaggcggcgacgtcggcgcggtgCGAGGCCGCCATGGGCGCGCTCTACGCGCTCGGCGTTGCCGTGTACGCCGCGCGTGTGCCCGAGCGGTGGTTCCCCGGGCGGTTCGACCTCGTCGGGCACAGCCACCAGCTGTtccacctcctcgtcgtcgccggcgcctacGCCCACTACCTCGGCGCCCTCGAGTACCTCAAGTGGCGGGACGCTGTCAAATGCTGACGTCATCTCGCCATGACACCGAGAGTGTGAAGTGGATTCATTTTACCAAAGAAAATGAGAATTTTAACTGAGCTCACTGGTGGTGGTTTGGACACAATTGTTGTCTGTAAAAATAACTGCCATTCCAACTTGATGGAAAAAAGGATGAGATATGCATGGGATTAGACAATCCGTGCTTCTTCCGTTTAAAATAAGTGTAGCTATGTAGTTTAAattttcgtcccaaaataaatatatgtagCTGTGTAAAAAGAGGGGAGTAGTGTGTTTTTAGTGGGTTAAAGAGGTGATGATTTGATTATGTAAAAACAGAGGCCGGATTGATTGGGCGTGAGATGTAATTTGTAGTAGTAAGCAAATAACACTTGGGTAATTACCAATAATCGATTGGGATCGGCGGTGCCTGTACATGAATAAATGGAATAAATTGGGTCTTCGCCACGGTTATAAATATGATCTCTCAGTTTTTAAATCAAAGATTAATTAGTTTGTACATTCCTgtccatgtactccctccgtttcatgttaCAAGACATTTTAATATTGGTCAAAAGAGTAGTTTGACtaattctatagaaaaaagtagtaatatttgtaagatcaacgtgtgttttgattttgattctgtgatgaacaattggcatatgtaattattggttttgatatttggagattatcgtcgaagtggttttggagataatcaattttcaggtgatgatcggATTCGCTGtgattttatgtgaccggtccgaCCAGGTGgtgtatgccggtcagaccggcggtgatcacgcggtctgaccggctgacgctgtgtcggtttcggtttcgggttgttcctttggatatccatgattgtttcatggttatggcttctagatggatactatacgtatataatactgttgtttgctactaatgagtcaagttggagatagcttggtctcggaatatggtttctttgtttgtttcatgtgtaggtgactcgatgcctcgggagagtatttgcggtgatggaccgggagtcggtttggtggtaagacgatgaccgtagtggtcagatatcatgcgggatactaaggctagagttgatgcacgtggtaaATGGAGATTCCAtgtggcatacgatggaggtattgtgtgcgtatgggatgcggagtcgaatttggaaggagtccaaatttggtacgattggttatgttaagtttgtttcttgtactagagggtttcctaaggtgtttaggactcttagtatgagtttggttcgtggctttaggctgcctacctcatgtataaatagagggggagcatgaggcttcccggtatcgtttTTGTATAGCTTTGAgagctagtttagttagggtttcgagtttagtcgagatttttgtaaggagtgctgttggtgcactttgtaaacacagagagaagtaataaagtcgtcatctactttaagagttcttcgatttgtgtttcatcaggtttcggcggtctaaccgacgatataccggcggtcagaccggcggcacgcagcagtcagaccggcggcatacggGCGGTCCGACCGGCAACGGCGATaggcgcggcaggcgacttCGGCGGTTCAACCGATCAATCTACATCGGTTAGATCGACGTTCAtcagacggtcagaccggcgctactacttcggtcagaccgcgatccatcgatttcgagggtaacttttatttccgctaaaagtttttggtttttgggtatctcaaccattcacccccctctggttggcttagttcttgtgattcgatcctacaatatttacaacaccagcatagtttcattaaatctataattgaatacattttcataatatattagtattgggttaaaaatattattacttttatctataaaattagttaaacttagagtagtttgattttgactaaaaccaaaacattttataacctgaaacaaagGAAGTATTATAAATCTATGATCAGCCAtcaaagggtgtgtttggttcacgtcaaaattgaaagtttgattgaaattggaacaatgtgacggaaaagttgaaagtttgaagaaaaagttgggaactaaaccaggccaaaatgtaattttgctGATGACACCATCAAAGACAGATGATCCAAGGTATGCCAACCTTGTCAACCAAGTTATAGACTCAGTTTTTAAAGTTAAAAGTTATTGACTCTTCTTTCGCAAAGGTTTGTTACCCAAGGAAGGAATTCTCCTTTGCTCCCTTGTTTTCACACAAGCACTAACCACTAAATTATTATTGCTACTTCTTTTTTAACCTTTCTTTTTTCATCTGTCTTTACAGGTACAGTCGTACAGATTCGGTGTAAATTACACTCGaataatttctttaaaaaaaatgaaaatctcTCCTAGTTTTAGCTTCCGTTTGAGCCCCTGGTATTATCCAAAATCAGAACGCTAGTTCACAGATACGGGTCAAAGTCTGCAGGCGAAGATACAAGTATAGGACACGCACACCAAGAAGGCAAGAACCCATTATTTCGAGGTCAAAGGGCTGACTTCGAAATACCCTTCTACAAAGGGacttatatgaaaattttctttttaagtttaatACCCGAAGGAAATTCTCCACTTCCTCACgtggtggattttttttatattttaacctTCTGTAAATAgatcttttcaaaaaatattttcaagtcTAATCCTTTGCGTGACCAAATAACTCTGTCACGTCACGCATAGCTGACTTATAGTGTTGTTCGGCCACGTCAGACCCTTACCATGTCACCGTGTTTGGCGGGCCAAACAACGCTGCAACGCGGCCAAAAGTTCagtttctaaaaatatttttaaaaaggtctaattttaaaattaagaaaataaaaaggtctAAAAATAAGAAATTCTCACGTGGCACCCCCCATTTTCCAATAGCTACAAAATCCAGGGGTCAAATTGAAAAAGCACCATAAACCATGGGGATGCAAACTTgcaaagggaggaggaggagagaaccCGCACTCCCACGGCAAGAAAGCAacccacgcgccgccgctcaccgccgccgccggcgccgccgtgccgtacGCCGTGGTATTCCGTTCCCGATTCCGTCTTCTAGGCCTCGTGCATGGGCGTGGTTGTGAGACCCAGCTCTGCGTCGAGTAACTGACCCTTTTTTTGCGatgagctcgtcgccggcgatcgccgcggcgtcggcggcagtggtggcgcTGGCCGTCGCCAACCGCGTGCTGTACAAGCTCGCGCTCGTGCCGCTCAAGCAGTACCCGTTCTTCCTCGCCCAGCTCACCACCTTCGGGTAAGGCCGACCCCGCGCTTGCGCGCGCGCGAGGTGTTCGACGGAATTCGCGAACCCGTGTTCTTTTTTTGGGGTTGACACTGATTTGTGTGCTGTGGTTCGAGCGTAGGTACGTCGCCGTGTACTTCTCGATACTCTACGCGAGGTACCGCGCGGGGGTGGTGACGGGGGACATGCTGGCGCTGCCGAAGCGCCGGTTGGCCGCCATCGGCTTGCTGGAGGCCCTCGGGCTTGCGGCCGGCATGTCTGCAGGAGGTAATGTTCTTTTCAATCTCCAAAGAAGTGGCCACTCTATGAAAAGTTCTAGTAGCAATTACAGTTCAACTGCAGTTCTTGCAGACCATTAGAGTTTCGGTATGGTATTGTGGTTGTTTGTTTGTGTTGATTAATTGGTTGTTGTTTCTGGAATCTGCAGCTATGCTTCCTGGGCCTGCTATTCCTATACTGTCCCAGGTATTTTGCTTTTGTTGATTTGAATTATAACCAGTTTTTCATCTCTGTTTGGTTATTTTGTATCAAGTTACATTAGTACTTGgttatatatttcttttgtgATGAATTCATGTTTTAGTGTAATACTATTTATGGATTCTGCAAAACTATTTATTTGAACCACCCTAAGGTTAGGTTATTGGTTATCCTGCTATGTTCTAATAATATAAACTTCACCTATAGACAGTAACAATCTTGTTTGATTATTagtttaaacctaattaataaTACCAATTTCCTACAATGTCCTAATAGTACCAATTTTAACTATAAAAAAGAACAATCTTACTATTCGATTATCACTTATCAGTATCGAACCTTGTTACCTCTGTCCAATGCTGATGGAGTAATTTTCTTCTGAATATGTGCTGCAGTCATTCCTGGTGTGGCAGCTTATCTTCTCTGCGCTGCTGTTGGGAAGAACGTATTCAATGAGGCAAATCATTGGTTGTTTCCTTGTTGCTTCTGGTGTGATTCTTGCTGTTGCAAGGTATGCCATTTGAGATATTTCTTATCTGGTAATTTTCACACAACAAATATGTTTGGAGAAAGAGTTGCTGCACATGCACTTGTGCCTTTCACCAGAGATCATCGCACAATAgcgattttttgctaaaaaCTGTTCTTAGTCTAATTCTGACATCAAGTGGTTACTTCATACTGTTATAAGTTATTAAGATTGGTTGGTCATCTCAAAACTCTGCTTTTGCAGTGGAGCGAATGAGGGTCAATTTCTGTCTGAAGTCAAGTTTATTTGGCTAGCACTGATGGTTGCATCATCAGCATTTCAAGCAGGTGCTTCAATTCTGAAGGTTCAACTGCTTACACTCTTTACATTATTTCATACTGTTCATTTTACGGCTTTCCTTGTACTTGTCTGAAATACAAAGTTCTGCTGCAGGAATCTGTTTTCATTGATGGTGCAAAGCGTCTTAAGGTTCTTCTCACTCTTTACTCCTATTTATGTGCCTGATCATAATTTCATCATTGGTCAAAAACTCCTGAATTAGGTTTATAACCTCCTGACATTCATCTGCCTGTCCAAATGTTTAGAAATCTTACTGCATGACATTCATCTGCCTGTACAGGGGAGGCGCCCAGATATCTTTGTGGTTAATTCGTTTGGGTCAGGATTTCaggtgatttttttaatttaacaCAATGATTGTCTCCATTgcagttttcatttttttctctctcctcctctgcaTGACCATATATAGTCTGAACTCACACCCTACatttttatttaatatatttttatctgCAGGCTCTCtttgtctttcttcttctcccacTTCTTTCTAATTTGAAGGGAATAAAGTTTGCTGAGCTTCCTGCTTATTTAAATGGTGGTGCTGAGTGCTTCCTAAATGTCGATGATAGTCTGATTGGTAATGCTTCTTGCCTGGAATTTATATATCTACACATCCAAAAGTACCCCACGTTAGCTGAAGTGTTGGTAGTACAAGAAGTGACTTTATGAGTCTTTGGGCCTGTAATGTGTAGCTATTTGAATTGTGAGCAACTTAATGCCTTTCAAATTgacatttttatttgaattgtgAGCAACTTAATGCCTTTCAAATTGACATTTTCGTTGGTATTAGTGGTTCAGGAGTCCTAAAGTCTATTCATTCTTTATAATGGAAGCATATAATGCTCATTTTCTGTAACTTGTAGATTGTGGAGGAGCTCCATTTCTACCATTGCTGTTTATATTGGTGAATATGGCCTTCAATATCGCATTGCTCAATTTGGTGAAGCTGTCATCTGCGCTGGTTGCTTCGCTTACTGCTACTTCAGCAGGTTTTCTTTTTCCCCAACTTTTGCTCCCCCTCCTGCTTTTGCATCTAATTGTTTCTTCTGATTTGTGTCCAACCTGAAGAACAGTATCTCAATGACGGATGCTGATTGCTGTTTGTTTCTATTGCAGTGCCAATATCAATCTACATACTTTCACTTCCGTTGCCCTACATCCCTCATGGCGCAGAGTTAAGTTCATCTTTCATCCTAGGCGGTGTGGTATTGCTGATGGGGCTGATTATATATAACCTTCCGCAATCATCGAAGAAACAATCCAAGATTGAGTGAAGATAAAGTGACTGAATCAACCAAACACTGTCCGGCTCATCTGACACGCTACGGGATTTTACTGATTTATTTGAGTTGCAACATAGTGAAATAGGGTTCCAAACTGAAGGGCATGACATAACACATTCAAATTTGTGAATACGTTGATTTATTTGAACTCAAAATTCAAGCAGCACGTGTACGTAGGATGGCCGTCAGGCCATATATAGTTATATTATACTCCTGTAGCCTGTGTGTtctcaaaaatataaaaataattgtaatgGATTTGGTACAAATTGAGACTAATTCTACAATTCCAGTACAAATCCCTTACCCAGTGGCCAGTTCCATTGATTTAAAACCCAAATGCAACACAACATTCATGCACAGAACAATCAGAAACTGCCTTAGGCACAGTAATCCCATCAGAGATGTACCACCTACGTAATAGATAAGAAAACTTATGTCAGGACTCATGAGTAAAGCAGAATTCTTGTGCTTAAACTACTCATCAGCACATATATACATCATCAGTGAGTATGCTTCTGGCATCACACTCCAGATTCCTGTGATCCAGTCTGCAGATGAATAGCTGATTACCATCCAATCTCTTCATGGCTTCATACTGAACCTGCTGGTGTGGTTATTAGTCACCACACTGCAAAACTGCATGCTGTATCGTCTGGAGTTTGGACCCTCCCTGGAATCCGGGTCTGCATGCCAATCTAGCTATGATCAGTTCGAATTCAACAAATCAACAATCACAATTCACACTTCACACATGGTCtattgctgaaaaaaaaaatcaaacatggccaaaaagaaaaaactggaTGCTTTGGGATGGAACCATTCTAGTGGACTAGGTGCAAAGGAGTGATGCCTTTGCTTGTATATGTTTCGTGTTTGTCTTTTGCGTATGATTATGTACTATATAAGTAATGCATTGTGGTTCTGAAATTTCAGACAAGATAAAGATGCAAAAACTTCAGAGTGTATGATCCATTTGGTTTGTGCAAAAAAGGCAGCAAAAGACGCATCTCAGACTTCTCAGTATTGctttgcagttttgcactagcctttttatgaaatattttgTCTTCTATATTGCAAGAATCAAGTAAGAATTTTCCTTGATCTGCCACGTGACCGGAATTGCATGCcaaatttaaaagtaaaatatttagGGTTTGAAGAAAGAGTAAAATATTTGGTATGAGAGCATTACCTATGAAGTTCATATCATTCAGTGCTACCACAGAACGTAAAGTGAGTCTGTAAGACCTCATTCTGGCATTGCACTTTACCAGGAGCAAGATTTGAATCATATCCAAATGCTCAGCCATTTCTTAGTCTTAGACAAATGTCTCCACATGCTGCACAGGTATTTAGTCTATGACAATAAATTGGCTGGAAGGATAGCTGATGCTGTCATCGAAATGCTGAAtcttatcatcatcatcatcgcttGTTTCTGCATATAA
This genomic window from Oryza sativa Japonica Group chromosome 12, ASM3414082v1 contains:
- the LOC4352325 gene encoding protein CLT2, chloroplastic isoform X2, yielding MSSSPAIAAASAAVVALAVANRVLYKLALVPLKQYPFFLAQLTTFGYVAVYFSILYARYRAGVVTGDMLALPKRRLAAIGLLEALGLAAGMSAGAMLPGPAIPILSQSFLVWQLIFSALLLGRTYSMRQIIGCFLVASGVILAVASGANEGQFLSEVKFIWLALMVASSAFQAGASILKESVFIDGAKRLKGRRPDIFVVNSFGSGFQALFVFLLLPLLSNLKGIKFAELPAYLNGGAECFLNVDDSLIGNASCLEFIYLHIQKSSISTIAVYIGEYGLQYRIAQFGEAVICAGCFAYCYFSSANINLHTFTSVALHPSWRRVKFIFHPRRCGIADGADYI
- the LOC4352324 gene encoding heptahelical transmembrane protein 4, whose translation is MEMMSLEEEETMASPTTSSCGTCKCGANDDKAKKMKTKTKKCELVGYEELPEWLKDNEFIHGYYRCEWPMKETILSIFSIHNETLNVWTHLIGFLLFLCLAIFTAMVIPSGDNLHSNSSRSRSNATAMDYYYIHGDLMVMSNMTRVLRHEALAAAACLLLHDPADLSQHEQISTSCPTNTSSCYTSSSSFSHLHNVRQHAIQDAGKVTAATAAAIAEPITRWPVFAYLGGAMACLLASTACHLLLCHSERANYVTLRLDYAGIAALIVASFLPIVHYSFLCDPWLRRAYTAAIACAGAATVTASLVPAFQSPRLRPLRAALFSGLAASGVVPVAHKMVLYGGTVREAATSARCEAAMGALYALGVAVYAARVPERWFPGRFDLVGHSHQLFHLLVVAGAYAHYLGALEYLKWRDAVKC
- the LOC4352325 gene encoding protein CLT2, chloroplastic isoform X1; translation: MSSSPAIAAASAAVVALAVANRVLYKLALVPLKQYPFFLAQLTTFGYVAVYFSILYARYRAGVVTGDMLALPKRRLAAIGLLEALGLAAGMSAGAMLPGPAIPILSQSFLVWQLIFSALLLGRTYSMRQIIGCFLVASGVILAVASGANEGQFLSEVKFIWLALMVASSAFQAGASILKESVFIDGAKRLKGRRPDIFVVNSFGSGFQALFVFLLLPLLSNLKGIKFAELPAYLNGGAECFLNVDDSLIDCGGAPFLPLLFILVNMAFNIALLNLVKLSSALVASLTATSAVPISIYILSLPLPYIPHGAELSSSFILGGVVLLMGLIIYNLPQSSKKQSKIE